The following are from one region of the Nostoc cf. commune SO-36 genome:
- the rpsK gene encoding 30S ribosomal protein S11 has protein sequence MARQPTKKTGSKKQKRNVPSGMAYIQSTFNNSIVTITDQNGDVISWASAGSSGFKGAKKGTPFAAQTAAESAARRAIDQGMRQIEVMVSGPGAGRETAIRALQGAGLEITLIRDITPIPHNGCRPPKRRRV, from the coding sequence ATGGCGAGACAACCAACTAAAAAAACCGGGAGCAAGAAGCAGAAACGGAATGTACCCAGTGGAATGGCCTACATCCAGTCTACTTTCAACAATAGCATTGTCACCATTACCGATCAAAACGGAGATGTCATCTCCTGGGCTAGCGCTGGTTCTAGCGGTTTTAAGGGAGCAAAAAAGGGAACTCCCTTTGCAGCGCAAACCGCAGCTGAAAGTGCAGCCCGCCGAGCTATCGATCAAGGAATGCGCCAAATTGAGGTAATGGTCAGTGGGCCAGGAGCAGGTAGAGAAACCGCTATCCGGGCGCTTCAAGGAGCAGGACTGGAAATTACACTCATTCGGGATATTACCCCGATTCCTCACAATGGTTGTCGTCCACCCAAGCGCCGTCGAGTTTAA
- the rpsM gene encoding 30S ribosomal protein S13 — MARIAGVDLPRDKRVEIGLTYIYGIGLSRAQEIIAATGVNPDTRVKDLSDADVTALRGEIESNYQVEGDLRRLESLNIKRLVDIGTYRGRRHRMGLPVRGQRTRTNARTRRGRRQTVAGKKKAPGK, encoded by the coding sequence GTGGCACGTATTGCCGGAGTAGACCTTCCACGCGATAAGCGCGTCGAGATCGGTCTGACTTACATCTACGGAATTGGGTTATCACGCGCTCAAGAAATTATAGCGGCAACTGGTGTAAACCCAGACACCCGCGTTAAGGACTTAAGTGATGCCGATGTGACAGCCCTACGAGGGGAAATAGAAAGCAACTATCAAGTTGAAGGCGACTTGCGGCGCTTGGAGTCTTTGAACATCAAGCGCTTAGTTGACATTGGTACCTACAGAGGTCGTCGTCATCGCATGGGCTTACCAGTCAGAGGCCAAAGAACTCGCACCAATGCCAGAACCCGTAGAGGCAGAAGGCAGACAGTAGCAGGGAAGAAGAAGGCTCCAGGGAAATAA
- the rpmJ gene encoding 50S ribosomal protein L36 translates to MKVRASVKKICEKCNVIKRRGRVMVICVNPKHKQRQG, encoded by the coding sequence ATGAAAGTTAGAGCCTCAGTCAAGAAAATTTGTGAAAAGTGTAACGTGATCAAACGTCGTGGTCGCGTCATGGTGATTTGCGTGAACCCCAAGCACAAGCAACGTCAAGGATAA
- the infA gene encoding translation initiation factor IF-1: MSKQDLIEMEGTVTESLPNAMFRVDLDNGFNVLAHISGKIRRNYIKILPGDRVKVELTPYDLTKGRITYRLRKK; the protein is encoded by the coding sequence TTGTCTAAGCAAGATTTGATTGAAATGGAAGGCACGGTTACAGAGTCCTTGCCCAATGCGATGTTTCGCGTTGACTTGGACAATGGCTTTAACGTGTTAGCACACATTTCCGGCAAGATTCGCCGAAATTATATCAAGATTTTGCCCGGCGATCGTGTCAAGGTAGAGTTAACGCCCTATGACTTGACTAAAGGCAGAATTACCTATCGACTACGAAAGAAGTAA
- a CDS encoding adenylate kinase, with product MTRLIFLGPPGAGKGTQAQTLAEHLNIPHISTGEILRQAMKEQTPLGIKAQSYVDSGELVPDQLVEDLVQERLSQPDAKNGWILDGFPRKVTQAAFLEKLLEAIHQGGERVVNLDAPDEIVIARLLARGRKDDTEEVIRRRLEVYRAETAPLIDYYGDRKKLLTVNGNQSQEDVTGELQKVIAS from the coding sequence GTGACGCGATTAATCTTCTTGGGGCCACCTGGAGCGGGTAAAGGAACACAAGCTCAAACCTTGGCTGAACACTTGAATATTCCCCATATTTCTACGGGTGAAATATTAAGACAAGCCATGAAAGAGCAGACTCCTTTAGGAATCAAAGCTCAAAGTTATGTTGATAGCGGCGAGTTAGTACCCGACCAGCTAGTGGAGGACTTGGTACAGGAGCGCCTCAGTCAACCAGATGCCAAAAATGGTTGGATTCTGGATGGATTTCCCCGGAAAGTGACCCAAGCAGCTTTTCTGGAGAAGTTATTGGAAGCAATACATCAAGGTGGCGAAAGGGTAGTCAATCTAGATGCACCAGATGAAATTGTCATCGCACGTTTGCTAGCTAGAGGACGAAAAGATGACACCGAAGAGGTGATTCGTCGTCGTTTAGAAGTATACCGCGCGGAAACTGCACCTTTAATTGATTATTATGGCGATCGCAAAAAACTCCTAACAGTCAATGGCAATCAGTCCCAAGAAGATGTCACTGGTGAACTACAAAAGGTAATCGCTTCCTGA
- the secY gene encoding preprotein translocase subunit SecY, with amino-acid sequence MISRDKAPTAQETFMQMAQAAGLRGRLLVTVGILILVRLGIFLPVPGIDRPRFAEAISGSNSIFGLLDIFSGRGLSTLGVFALGILPFINASIIIQLLTAAIPTLENLQKNEGEAGRRKISQITRYVTVIWAILQSTAFSALFLQQFALNPGPIFVAETAIALTAGSMFVMWASELITERGIGNGASLLIFVNIVASLPKALGDTIDLVQVGGRETVGRVIVLILVFLATIVGIVVVQEGMRRIPIISARRQVGRRVLAEQRSYLPLRLNQGGVMPIIFAAAILSLPLLIANFTKNSDLANIVNTYLSPSGSSSWVYALVYMVSIIFFSYFYSSLILNPVDVAQNLKKMGSSIPGIRPGKATSEYIERVSNRLTFLGAIFLGFVAIIPTAVESALNVKTFQGIGATSLLILVGVAIETAKQVQTYVISQRYEGMVK; translated from the coding sequence ATGATCAGTCGAGATAAAGCCCCAACGGCTCAAGAAACTTTTATGCAGATGGCGCAGGCAGCTGGCCTCAGAGGTAGGCTGCTTGTCACCGTCGGTATTTTAATTTTGGTTCGCCTGGGTATTTTCTTACCCGTCCCAGGCATTGATAGACCGAGATTTGCCGAAGCCATATCGGGCAGTAATTCCATATTCGGCTTATTGGATATATTTTCCGGGCGAGGACTTTCGACTTTGGGAGTCTTTGCTTTAGGAATTTTGCCCTTCATTAATGCGTCTATTATCATCCAATTGCTTACTGCTGCGATTCCAACTTTAGAAAATTTACAGAAAAATGAAGGGGAAGCCGGTCGGCGAAAAATATCGCAAATTACCCGCTACGTCACTGTAATTTGGGCGATTCTGCAAAGTACAGCTTTTTCGGCATTATTCCTCCAGCAATTTGCCTTAAACCCAGGTCCAATCTTCGTAGCTGAAACTGCGATCGCTCTGACTGCTGGTTCGATGTTCGTCATGTGGGCATCAGAACTAATTACAGAACGGGGTATTGGCAACGGAGCATCATTGTTGATTTTTGTCAATATTGTTGCATCATTACCAAAAGCTTTAGGCGATACCATCGACTTGGTGCAAGTCGGCGGTCGGGAAACAGTAGGTCGTGTAATCGTGCTGATCTTAGTTTTCCTAGCAACAATTGTTGGTATTGTGGTTGTGCAAGAAGGAATGCGCCGTATCCCAATTATTTCAGCTCGTCGCCAAGTCGGTCGGAGAGTCTTAGCAGAGCAGCGCAGCTATCTGCCCCTGCGGCTAAACCAAGGCGGCGTAATGCCAATTATTTTTGCTGCTGCCATCCTCAGCTTGCCACTGCTGATCGCCAATTTTACTAAAAATTCCGATTTGGCGAATATAGTTAACACTTATTTGAGTCCAAGCGGTTCTAGCTCCTGGGTCTATGCCTTGGTGTACATGGTTTCCATCATTTTCTTCAGCTACTTTTATTCTTCGTTGATTCTCAACCCAGTAGATGTGGCGCAGAACTTGAAGAAAATGGGTTCTAGTATTCCCGGAATTCGTCCCGGCAAGGCAACTAGCGAGTATATAGAACGAGTGTCCAACCGACTCACTTTTTTGGGTGCGATCTTTTTGGGCTTCGTTGCTATTATCCCCACTGCCGTAGAAAGCGCTTTGAATGTGAAAACTTTCCAGGGGATAGGTGCAACCTCGTTGTTAATTTTAGTTGGTGTGGCAATTGAGACAGCCAAACAAGTCCAAACTTATGTCATCTCTCAGCGCTATGAAGGAATGGTGAAATAA
- the rplO gene encoding 50S ribosomal protein L15, with protein sequence MRLHDVKPQKGSKKRKKRVARGISAGQGASAGLGMRGQKSRSGSGTRPGFEGGQQPLYRRLPKLKGFPIVNQKIYTTINVEKLASLPANTEVTLTSLKAAGILTAVKGPLKVLGNGELSIPLKVQAAAFTVSARSKIEAAGGSCEVL encoded by the coding sequence ATGAGACTCCATGATGTTAAGCCGCAAAAAGGCTCAAAGAAACGCAAGAAGCGTGTAGCTAGAGGTATTTCTGCCGGTCAAGGCGCTAGTGCCGGTCTAGGTATGCGGGGTCAAAAATCTCGTTCTGGTAGTGGTACCCGACCAGGTTTTGAAGGTGGTCAACAGCCATTGTACCGCCGCTTACCTAAGCTGAAGGGCTTTCCGATTGTTAATCAGAAGATTTACACTACGATTAATGTAGAGAAGCTAGCCTCCCTTCCCGCTAATACGGAAGTAACTTTGACCTCATTGAAAGCCGCAGGTATCCTGACTGCTGTCAAAGGGCCATTGAAAGTTTTAGGTAACGGGGAATTGAGCATTCCGCTCAAGGTACAAGCGGCAGCTTTTACAGTTTCAGCTCGTAGCAAAATTGAGGCAGCTGGTGGTAGTTGTGAAGTCTTATGA
- the rpsE gene encoding 30S ribosomal protein S5: protein MATERKSRTKRAKKEETTWQERVIQIRRVSKVVKGGKKLSFRAIVVVGNERGQVGVGVGKASDVIGAVKKGVADGKKHLIDIPITKSNSIPHPIDGVGGGAKVIMRPAAPGTGVIAGGAVRTVLELAGVRNVLAKQLGSNNPLNNARAAVNALSTLRTLSEVAEDRGIPIQNLYI from the coding sequence ATGGCAACAGAGCGTAAAAGTAGAACAAAGCGTGCCAAAAAAGAAGAAACCACTTGGCAAGAGCGGGTTATTCAAATCCGCCGCGTAAGTAAAGTGGTCAAAGGTGGTAAAAAACTCAGCTTCCGAGCGATCGTTGTCGTTGGTAACGAACGCGGTCAGGTTGGAGTTGGAGTAGGCAAAGCTTCAGATGTAATTGGCGCCGTCAAAAAAGGCGTAGCCGACGGCAAAAAACACCTCATTGATATCCCAATCACTAAATCCAACTCCATCCCCCATCCCATTGATGGTGTCGGTGGCGGTGCAAAAGTGATTATGCGTCCAGCCGCACCTGGTACTGGGGTAATTGCTGGTGGTGCTGTGCGAACTGTGTTGGAATTAGCAGGGGTTCGTAACGTTTTAGCCAAGCAACTAGGCTCAAACAATCCGCTCAATAATGCTAGAGCCGCAGTTAATGCCTTATCTACACTGCGTACCCTTTCTGAAGTCGCCGAAGATCGCGGTATTCCTATTCAAAATCTCTACATCTAA
- the rplR gene encoding 50S ribosomal protein L18, with protein MKLTRRESKNRRHRRVRGKVVGSPERPRLAVFRSNEHIYAQIIDDTQHQTIVAASTVEPELKSSLASCANRDASVQVGKLIAVRSLEKGITKVVFDRGGNLYHGRVKALADAAREAGLDF; from the coding sequence ATGAAACTTACTCGTAGAGAATCAAAAAACCGTCGTCATCGACGCGTTCGTGGCAAAGTTGTTGGCTCCCCCGAACGTCCCCGTTTAGCGGTATTTCGTTCTAATGAGCATATTTATGCCCAGATAATTGATGATACTCAGCATCAAACCATCGTGGCAGCATCGACTGTAGAACCAGAGTTGAAATCTAGTTTAGCGTCATGTGCAAACCGAGATGCCTCGGTACAAGTTGGGAAGTTGATCGCAGTGCGATCGCTAGAAAAAGGCATTACCAAAGTAGTCTTTGATCGCGGTGGTAACTTATATCATGGTCGTGTCAAAGCACTAGCTGATGCAGCCCGTGAAGCTGGTTTAGATTTCTAA
- the rplF gene encoding 50S ribosomal protein L6, with protein sequence MSRIGKRPITIPAKVQVAIDGTNIVVKGPKGELSRTLRDNVSLSQEGEILHVNRRDETRTSKQLHGLSRTLVANMVEGVSQGFQRRLEIQGVGYRAQLQGRNLLLNMGYSHPVQIEPPDGIQFAVEGTTNVIVSGYDKEIVGNTAAKIRAVRPPEPYKGKGIRYAGEVVRRKAGKTGKGGKK encoded by the coding sequence ATGTCTCGTATTGGTAAACGTCCAATTACTATTCCCGCCAAAGTTCAAGTGGCGATCGATGGTACGAATATTGTGGTGAAAGGCCCGAAAGGAGAACTTTCTCGCACTCTCAGAGATAATGTCTCACTCTCTCAAGAGGGGGAAATATTACACGTAAATCGTCGGGATGAAACTCGGACATCGAAGCAATTGCACGGCTTAAGCCGCACTTTAGTTGCCAACATGGTCGAGGGAGTTTCCCAAGGTTTTCAGCGCCGTTTGGAAATTCAAGGTGTTGGTTACAGGGCACAACTTCAAGGGCGTAACCTACTTTTAAATATGGGTTATAGCCATCCGGTGCAAATTGAACCACCAGATGGAATTCAGTTTGCCGTAGAAGGTACCACTAACGTCATTGTTAGCGGCTATGACAAAGAAATCGTCGGTAACACAGCCGCCAAAATTCGTGCTGTTCGTCCACCAGAACCTTACAAAGGTAAAGGCATCCGCTATGCCGGTGAAGTGGTCAGACGGAAAGCTGGTAAGACTGGTAAGGGTGGTAAGAAGTAG
- the rpsH gene encoding 30S ribosomal protein S8, which yields MAANDTIADMLTRIRNANLARHQTTQVPATKMTRSIAKVLREEGFIAEIEEAEEGVKHNLVISLKYKGKNRQPLITALKRVSKPGLRVYSNRKELPRVLGGIGIAIISTSSGIMTDREARRQNLGGEVLCYVW from the coding sequence ATGGCGGCTAACGACACAATTGCAGATATGCTGACGCGCATCCGCAATGCCAACCTGGCGCGGCATCAAACTACACAAGTGCCAGCTACAAAAATGACCCGCAGCATTGCCAAAGTGCTACGGGAGGAAGGCTTTATTGCTGAAATCGAAGAAGCAGAAGAAGGGGTAAAACACAACCTAGTGATTTCCCTAAAATATAAAGGTAAGAATCGTCAGCCTCTAATCACCGCCTTAAAGCGAGTGAGTAAGCCAGGCTTGCGTGTTTACTCTAATAGAAAAGAATTACCAAGAGTACTAGGCGGCATTGGCATTGCCATTATTTCTACATCCAGTGGGATTATGACTGACCGCGAAGCGCGTCGTCAAAACTTGGGTGGCGAAGTGCTTTGTTACGTTTGGTAG
- the rplE gene encoding 50S ribosomal protein L5, with protein MATTRLKTLYQETIVPKLINQFQYTNVHQVPKLVKVTINRGLGEAAQNAKSLEASINEIAVVTGQKPVVTRAKKAIAGFKIRQGMPVGIMVTLRAERMYAFFDRLVSLSLPRIRDFRGVSPKSFDGRGNYTLGVREQLIFPEVEYDSIDQVRGMDISIITTAKNDEEGRALLKELGMPFRDQ; from the coding sequence ATGGCGACAACAAGACTCAAAACGTTATATCAAGAGACGATCGTCCCCAAACTGATTAATCAGTTTCAATATACCAACGTTCATCAAGTACCGAAGTTAGTAAAGGTTACGATTAACCGGGGTTTGGGTGAAGCAGCTCAAAATGCGAAGTCACTAGAGGCATCCATCAACGAGATTGCCGTGGTAACTGGTCAAAAACCAGTGGTGACACGGGCGAAAAAGGCGATCGCTGGCTTTAAGATTCGTCAAGGGATGCCTGTGGGGATCATGGTTACTCTCAGAGCCGAACGGATGTATGCCTTTTTCGACAGATTAGTTAGCCTGTCACTACCCAGAATTCGAGATTTTCGCGGCGTTAGCCCTAAAAGCTTTGACGGACGCGGTAACTACACTCTGGGCGTGAGAGAACAGCTAATTTTTCCAGAAGTCGAATACGACAGCATCGATCAAGTACGTGGGATGGATATTTCCATCATCACCACAGCAAAAAACGACGAAGAGGGACGCGCCTTACTTAAAGAATTAGGAATGCCCTTTCGCGATCAATAA
- the rplX gene encoding 50S ribosomal protein L24: MATKQGTPKVFHKMHVKTGDTVQVIAGKDKGKVGEIIQALPQLSKVIVKGVNIKTKHVKPQQEGESGRIITQEFPIHSSNVMLYSTKQNVASRVCYTFTSEGKKVRKLKKTGEILDK, from the coding sequence ATGGCAACCAAACAGGGTACGCCCAAAGTATTCCACAAAATGCACGTCAAAACTGGCGACACCGTACAAGTGATTGCTGGCAAAGACAAAGGAAAAGTTGGTGAAATTATCCAGGCACTTCCCCAACTGAGTAAAGTCATCGTCAAAGGTGTCAACATCAAGACCAAGCACGTCAAACCCCAGCAAGAAGGGGAATCGGGGCGAATTATTACCCAAGAATTCCCGATTCATAGCTCCAACGTGATGCTTTATTCCACCAAGCAAAACGTTGCCAGTCGTGTTTGTTATACCTTTACCTCAGAAGGCAAAAAGGTCAGAAAACTCAAGAAAACTGGCGAGATTCTAGATAAATAG
- the rplN gene encoding 50S ribosomal protein L14: protein MIQPQTYLNVADNSGARKLMCIRILGGGNRRYGFIGDKIIAVVKDATPNMAVKKSDVVEAVIVRTRKAVSRDSGMSIRFDDNAAVIINKDGNPRGTRVFGPVARELRDKNFTKIVSLAPEVL from the coding sequence GTGATTCAACCCCAGACTTACCTGAATGTCGCAGATAATAGCGGCGCCCGCAAACTAATGTGCATCCGCATCTTGGGCGGAGGCAACCGCCGTTATGGTTTTATCGGCGATAAAATTATCGCCGTTGTCAAAGATGCTACACCCAACATGGCTGTTAAAAAGTCTGATGTTGTAGAAGCAGTAATTGTCCGTACTCGTAAAGCTGTATCTCGTGACAGTGGTATGAGCATTCGCTTTGATGATAACGCCGCCGTGATCATCAACAAAGACGGTAATCCCAGAGGTACACGGGTTTTCGGCCCAGTTGCACGGGAACTACGAGATAAAAACTTCACCAAAATTGTTTCTCTGGCTCCGGAGGTGCTTTAA
- the rpsQ gene encoding 30S ribosomal protein S17, whose product MAVKERVGLVVSDKMQKTVVVAIENRAPHPKYGKIVVNTQRYKVHDEENQCKVGDRVRIQETRPLSKTKRWKITEVLNVKPA is encoded by the coding sequence ATGGCAGTTAAAGAACGAGTTGGCTTGGTAGTGAGCGATAAAATGCAAAAAACTGTGGTAGTCGCCATAGAAAACCGCGCTCCTCACCCCAAGTACGGCAAGATTGTGGTTAACACCCAACGATATAAAGTTCACGACGAAGAAAATCAGTGTAAAGTAGGCGATCGCGTTCGCATTCAGGAAACTAGACCCCTGAGTAAAACCAAGCGCTGGAAAATCACAGAAGTCCTGAACGTCAAGCCTGCTTAA
- the rpmC gene encoding 50S ribosomal protein L29: MPLPKISEARELSDEKLSDEIVAIKRQLFQLRLQKATRQLEKPHQFRQLRHRLAQLLTLETERKRAASESAKEKK; the protein is encoded by the coding sequence ATGCCTCTTCCCAAGATTTCAGAAGCTAGAGAATTAAGCGACGAGAAGCTCTCTGATGAAATTGTCGCAATCAAAAGACAACTATTTCAGTTGCGCTTGCAAAAAGCCACCAGACAATTAGAAAAGCCCCATCAATTCCGACAATTGCGCCACCGCCTAGCCCAATTGCTGACGCTAGAAACAGAACGCAAACGGGCAGCAAGTGAATCGGCTAAAGAAAAAAAGTAG
- the rpsC gene encoding 30S ribosomal protein S3, protein MGQKIHPVGFRLGITHEHQSRWFAVPDRYPELLQEDYKLRQYIEQKLGRQAQNNAGISEVRIERKADQIDLEVRTARPGVVVGRGGQGIESLRTGLQGLLGSNRQIRINVVEVQRVDADAYLIAEYIAQQLERRVSFRRVVRQSIQRAQRAGVQGIKIQVSGRLNGAEIARTEWTREGRVPLHTLRADIDYSYCTAKTVYGILGIKVWVFKGEIIPGQEPDPLPPATRDPRDRGDRDREPRRRQQQRRRQQFEDRSNEG, encoded by the coding sequence GTGGGACAGAAGATTCATCCAGTTGGTTTTCGTCTGGGTATTACACATGAACATCAATCCCGTTGGTTTGCTGTTCCTGATCGTTATCCAGAACTTCTACAAGAAGATTACAAACTGCGTCAATATATAGAACAAAAGCTGGGTAGACAGGCTCAAAACAACGCCGGAATTTCGGAAGTACGGATTGAGCGCAAAGCCGACCAAATCGACTTAGAAGTACGCACAGCTAGACCAGGCGTAGTAGTGGGTCGTGGTGGACAAGGTATTGAATCGTTACGTACCGGACTCCAAGGATTGTTGGGTAGTAATCGTCAAATTCGGATCAATGTAGTTGAAGTTCAACGAGTTGATGCTGATGCCTACCTAATTGCTGAATACATTGCTCAACAATTGGAACGTCGGGTTTCCTTTCGGCGGGTAGTGCGGCAATCGATTCAACGCGCCCAACGGGCGGGTGTCCAAGGTATTAAAATCCAAGTTAGCGGTCGCCTCAACGGTGCAGAAATTGCCCGGACAGAGTGGACTCGTGAAGGTAGAGTACCTTTACATACCTTACGGGCTGACATTGACTACTCTTATTGCACAGCAAAAACTGTTTACGGCATTTTGGGTATCAAAGTATGGGTATTTAAGGGAGAAATTATTCCTGGACAGGAACCAGATCCGTTACCACCCGCAACCCGTGATCCCCGTGATCGTGGCGATCGCGATCGGGAACCCCGTCGCCGTCAACAACAACGTCGTCGCCAGCAATTTGAAGACCGCTCAAATGAAGGATAA
- the rplV gene encoding 50S ribosomal protein L22, with amino-acid sequence MATNTTEVKAIARFIRISAYKVRRVLDQIRGRSYREALIILEFMPYRATEPILKVLRSAAANAEHNAGLDRTQLVITQAYADQGPPLKRFQPRAQGRAYQIRKPTCHITVAVAAAPEK; translated from the coding sequence ATGGCTACTAATACTACTGAAGTAAAAGCGATCGCTCGTTTTATCCGCATCTCGGCCTATAAAGTGCGTCGGGTACTCGATCAAATCCGCGGGCGATCTTACCGAGAAGCGTTAATCATCCTGGAATTCATGCCCTATCGCGCCACTGAACCCATTTTGAAGGTTCTCAGAAGCGCTGCTGCCAATGCCGAACACAACGCTGGGTTAGATCGGACTCAACTAGTGATTACTCAGGCTTATGCCGATCAAGGGCCGCCGTTAAAGCGGTTCCAACCAAGAGCACAAGGTCGAGCTTACCAAATTCGCAAGCCGACGTGTCATATTACTGTGGCCGTTGCAGCCGCCCCAGAAAAATAA
- the rpsS gene encoding 30S ribosomal protein S19 codes for MGRSLKKGPFVADHLLKKIEKLNDNNRKEVIKTWSRASTILPLMVGHTIAVHNGRQHVPVFVNEQMVGHKLGEFAPTRTYRGHGKSDKKAGR; via the coding sequence ATGGGTCGTTCTCTAAAAAAAGGTCCTTTCGTTGCGGATCATCTCTTAAAGAAAATTGAAAAGCTCAACGACAACAACAGAAAAGAAGTTATTAAAACTTGGTCACGAGCTTCGACAATTTTGCCTCTAATGGTAGGTCATACTATCGCTGTTCACAACGGACGCCAACACGTTCCAGTTTTTGTAAATGAACAGATGGTAGGACACAAATTGGGTGAATTTGCCCCAACACGCACCTACAGGGGTCATGGAAAAAGCGACAAAAAAGCGGGTAGGTAG
- the rplB gene encoding 50S ribosomal protein L2: MGTRSYRPYTPSTRQVTISDFAEITRTEPEKSLTTSKHRAKGRNNHGRITSRRRGGGHKQLYRIIDFKRDKHNIPAKVAAIEYDPNRNARIALLYYQDGEKRYILHPNGLKVGTIIVSGPDSPFEDGNALPLWKIPLGTSVHNVEFTPGKGGQIVRAAGASAQVVAKEGNYVTLKLPSGEVRLIRRECYATIGQVGNTDARNLSAGKAGRNRWKGRRPKVRGSVMNPVDHPHGGGEGRAPIGRSGPVTPWGKPTLGAKTRNRKKLSSKLIVRRRRKSSKRGRGGRES; this comes from the coding sequence ATGGGTACTCGTTCTTACCGCCCTTATACCCCCAGCACTCGCCAAGTTACAATCTCTGACTTTGCGGAAATTACTAGAACCGAGCCAGAAAAATCCTTAACAACCTCGAAGCATCGCGCTAAAGGTCGGAATAATCACGGGCGGATTACTAGTCGTCGCCGGGGTGGCGGACATAAACAGCTTTATCGGATCATCGATTTTAAAAGGGATAAACATAATATTCCTGCTAAAGTCGCAGCAATTGAATACGATCCTAACCGCAACGCCAGAATTGCCCTTTTGTATTACCAAGACGGCGAAAAACGGTACATTCTTCACCCCAACGGGTTGAAAGTTGGAACAATAATTGTTTCTGGGCCTGATTCTCCCTTTGAGGATGGTAATGCTTTACCGCTCTGGAAGATTCCCTTAGGTACTAGTGTTCACAACGTAGAATTCACACCTGGGAAAGGTGGTCAAATTGTCCGTGCTGCTGGTGCTAGCGCCCAAGTCGTGGCAAAAGAAGGTAATTATGTAACTCTCAAGTTGCCTTCAGGAGAAGTCCGCTTGATTAGACGCGAGTGCTACGCCACTATTGGGCAAGTAGGCAACACCGATGCGAGAAACCTGAGTGCAGGTAAAGCCGGACGAAATCGCTGGAAAGGTCGCCGTCCTAAGGTTAGAGGTAGCGTCATGAACCCAGTGGATCACCCACATGGAGGTGGTGAAGGTAGAGCGCCTATCGGTAGATCGGGGCCTGTTACACCTTGGGGTAAACCCACATTGGGTGCGAAGACACGCAATCGCAAGAAACTTAGCAGCAAGTTGATTGTACGTCGTCGTCGTAAGTCTTCTAAACGCGGTCGCGGTGGTCGTGAATCATAA
- a CDS encoding 50S ribosomal protein L23 codes for MPSFDPRDLADLVRRPIVTEKATILMEQNKYTFEVIPKASKPEIKAAIEDLFQVKVVKVNTTIPPRKKRRVGKFIGYKPQYKRAIVTVASGDEDKIRQVLFPEV; via the coding sequence GTGCCTAGCTTTGACCCCCGCGATCTTGCCGACTTAGTACGTCGCCCAATCGTCACCGAAAAAGCGACCATCTTGATGGAACAAAACAAGTACACCTTTGAAGTAATTCCAAAGGCATCAAAGCCAGAAATCAAGGCTGCGATTGAAGACTTGTTTCAGGTCAAGGTTGTGAAAGTCAACACCACCATACCACCACGTAAAAAGCGGCGCGTTGGTAAATTTATTGGTTATAAACCCCAATATAAGCGAGCCATTGTTACGGTCGCATCTGGGGATGAAGACAAGATTAGACAAGTTCTATTCCCAGAAGTCTAG